The sequence GGCAAAATATTATAAAAGTATATAGACCGGGGGTTCAATTTTAAacttataaaaaatgtataaaatttgtattttaaaacaacactaCTACATTTTTGACTTGTAATtcacaaacaaatataaacattagtgaaaagtccaaaaatgaCTACAAATCTGTGAagcaaaactttgttttctcttatttcCTCTCCCATGAATGGTGACTCAAGAAGGGGCCTGAACCctaggttggaaaccactggactGAAATactacttaagtacagtttactaagtacattttgctaatctgtacttttacttgagtggGATTTTCAATGCAGGCCTtgtacttgtaattgagtatttttacattaatctgttggtacttttacttaagtaaaggtcAATCAGAATACTTCTTTCACTGCTGATTGGTGGATACAGTGTCAATatattaatactgtatatttacgAGTCGTAACATATTCCACCTCCTTCTTTTCAGGGAGTCCGGTTGCTGCTGGGTGTCTAATGTGAACGGAAAGACAAACTGGACGGCTGATGCACAGTTGGACCTGGGAACTCGATCAGACACGCGCGCCCTCAACAGCTGTCCCGTAACAACAACAGTGTCTTCTCTACGGTACAAACCTCTCATTTAAAACTGggattaaaatatgaaaatagcAGAGCACAAATACCATCAGTGAGATATATTTGTCAACGCGAATGGAATAACCAGAatagaacaaaaacattgaCGTTTTGAAGATATTTTTGACCAAAGCAGCATCATTATTCTTCTCTTTTGTCTATTTACATCCTCTACACTATTTCTCTGTTCAAACactataaatatgttttatttacagataATGTACAGATGGATAACACTGGTACAGACCTGAAagtaacatacatacataagtTGCATCATACAATATTTGCTAGACATGACTTCCcctaaatttacattttaaaggttAGGTGACATAGCATCCTATTTAAGTTATCAATTGAGACAGGCTTTGACCGAATTGTGCcttaaatgtacagtactgtaagATATGATAATTATAATTACTCCCATGTGAGGATAAAGATGGCTGTCTTGTAACAATGGACTGTAatgaaagtttttttgttttcttcctccttgattttaaaatgtatttaaagtttcccttcactcaaaaaatgtcttttgcttcttgttccttcacttggatgtttgaacttcaaagtttctctgagttcaccttaaatctAAATTTAACACGTGAACCtttgagcaggatttgtgacatcacaaactaatttggagccagtcgtggtccagCATGCAACTTGTCCATATCAGACAGTATtagtatttaaatattatatatttattagtATTCAAAGtggaatatttatatatgtaacatgtctggagggaagcTTTAagtattcattatttattatttctgtaaTTCAAATAGTTGTCAAAAACAAGACACCAAGGGgtccaaatgttttcaaaactGCTTCAAGAAACCtatcatgttttattaaaaatcatTGCTAAATGTATGGATCTGACAATGATGAAGTATTGTAAAGTATTTTTGTGGAATGGTTAAAgcttttgaactgtttttttatttttattttttataatgacTTCATGTACCAGTGTGATGTTCTAAcctgcagtgtgttttcatgcaGGGCTCCTCAGAACTGTTTTTCAAGGCTTCATCTTCTGGCTCACGATACAGAGGGAGATAATGTGAGATGCAGCTTTCCTGCAGACGCTGCGGTTCACTCCAACATTACTCTGGATGAGGTAATCAATGCATGTCAAGTGGTAAATGTGCAGCGCTAACAGGAGCTgtaatgataaaatgatgatgttAGGCTCCTTAATCTGCATATCAGATTATTTGCATTTATCGGAtattttttaaccctttaacatccactctttttatagaattttcacctatttggTACACCCcaatggaaaagcttataacagaagaactgtaaggccatgatgcatatattaggcttcatttgacaagtgacatcttctagtttctggaaaatGCTTGTTTAgtatgtggctaaaacacatacaaaactacatcagttcaaataagactcaaaaaggtgtttttggtcctcgtctataatgagtcatatttgaataacaataactaggacatgctttatgccagaactatgcagaacatGATATACCTTCTAtatcttgtcaacctgtataaaattccagacctctaggcctctaaccttatgggagctagggagtttttagtttgtggtgtcactggtgtccctgaaCCTTTCCGATCATCTCCAATCGGCCAAATTGTGCCATTACTCATTGCTGTGTGATGCTAAACCGCTTGCAACTGGTTTAAGCGGGTTGCCGGCAAcctggtggatgttaagaggttaataTTACAAATTTATAATATTTCTTGTCTCATGACAGTTTAAGTCAAGAGGTTAGCTGCTCCTTCATATTGATATTAAAGAATAGTGCACTGATTGCTTTCTACCAAGATCAATATCTAAAGAAATAGAAGCTGATAATCTCCTTGATTTAACTCTTCGTGTCTGCCCAGGCTACGTGCATGCTGACAAGTAGAGGCCATATCAACGTCGGTGTCCACGTATTTGAGGTGATGCTGGAGGACTTTCCCACCAAGAACCTCACTTTGACCTACGCAGATGGAACATCTGCGTTTCGGCAGGCCTCCGATACGACCGCACCACCTCTCTGCAGCATTAAACTGCAGTTCTCACTGGAGAGTAAGTGATACAAATTACAAATcaatgaaaatgtacatttgatGGAGTGACAGAAAAGCAACTTAGTTCAACTCGGTAACAGAAGTTAAAGGGAGTTTTTATTTTGCTCCTCTTTTTGCTGTCAAATAGACTTTACAATTTCAAACATGCTGCATCTTAAATATTATAAGATATAATATTACAAGAATAAAGGAGTAATTTTATGAGAAAAGAGTCacaaagtcatgaaaataaagttgtaatttaagagaaaacatcattattaaatcacagttttatgagattgattttttttttctttttacaaaatgaattttaaaaatttgtttgtttgaaaaagaAACCCAAATCactgatgtcacttcctgtctggccTCTGTTTCACTAGTTTATAATCTCAATCTCAGTGCAATCtctcattcagcatttctttctGAAAATATAAAGAGCGTTCCTGAGGTTTACTTTCCATATACCTGCATccattattcaattaatttcaATCCAACTTTATTTAGTCCTATAAGGGCAATTGTATgcaacagatacacacacagttgataggaaagaaagaaaaatgaatgttaatCACAAAGCTAAAGGGATATAAACTTAAAAACAACTATAGGGGGATTGttaaaaatacactaaaagGCTGAAAGCTTAAGAAACTACATGAGGAATTGTTGTTTTGAATTGTTATTGTCAATCAGGGGAATGAGCCTTAAGTAGCCCTGCTGACCAACTGAATCTAATCaatatacatactgtatctagAAGGCTAAAGCAACCTAACTGGCTGCTTTTCTGTCTTGACGACTgtctatgtttgtgtttcagttctTCCTCCGCTGCCAAACTGTGAAGCTGGTCACGTGAGGCCCATCTTCCTGTCGAAGACTCCTTCACACGGTGACGTTCTTCACGCCACCGTGGGTCAGAAATTCCAGCTTTACGCCCAAGCACAGGCTCACCACGCTAGGTGATTATTATCCTACATttgttaaaggacgggttcacaatttttcaagtgtgttttaaatcaacagtcaggagcccaaatgaacagtgaaacatgttttttcttgctgtaatcattcctcctgttcatactgaccattagaagatcccttcataatacacttacaatggaagtgatggagggcaaaaatgtatttaaaagtttatctgaagctaatatgaagctttgtccttttagtgccaaagttctttttgttactatacttccaaaAGAATGTGAATCTATTAATACCTTGCATGTCAATTAAAGAtaatcattttatgttttttcctctctgcctccattTTCCTGAAGCATATACGACTTCCAGGTCAGCGGCCCCCAGAACATGACCAAAGAGGTCGGAGGCGGTATGTTTGGAAAAGCTGAAGTGACTCTGAGCTGGACACCACAGAAAGATGACATTTACAGATTTGTTCCAATCTGTTTCACTGCAGAGACAAACGAAACGTGAGTATTTTATGTACAATTTCCTACTTAAGTGCACCGTCAGATTTGTGCCGTGTTAGCAAGCTGAGATCTGTTGTTTCTTGGATTGATCTGCAaggattaataaagaaaaaatcatAGATCTATTGACGTAGGATATtaaatttgtctgttttcttgtaGCCTTTTTGCATATTCATACTTATCTGTCATCtaacagtaaaaaatatattaaaatctCATTAACAAGCAAAAAACAGTCAATTATTACTATATGATTGCATCAGTgacattattcttattattatcaataGGCTTATTATCGTtgctgttcttcttctgtttgcattttttgcactGAAACTTATACTCTTTGTTTTGtcattcagccaatcagagatgAGGTGTGTTGTCATCATGGTGACCAAAGCGTCTATCGTTCAAGGTTTGTTAATCATGTAACGCTGCTGACTTACATTTTCTCACAACATAATCAGAAAATGTTGTAAATCAACATATTTGTCcaattgcaaaaatgttgatactgaacatatgagtgaaatgttctgGGACAACGTacctggttgtttttttccccatcaaTGCAATAAAATATCTGCTAGTAGAAATtacagcaatattaaactttttatggctGTGGCAGTACTTGGCTATGGttaaggaaagattgtggtcttggtttaatacagaagaAAGTCTAAGAAAGTCAACATAATTGGTGAAGCATTTTTATGGAATTATGCATAATATgtccaaggagggttgaatcgagggcaactggacttcTTGGTTGTACATACTTGAAGGTCATTGATACCTGGTtcgttagtgctcctggctgttcTAACAACGGTCATTAAAGTTGTTGGAGTGTCCtgaggccaaatgtgaatggttgttaAGTTGGGGGATAAGTGGTGTCGTAGACCTCCTCTTCTGATGAGGGAGGGTTTCTCTACTTTGACATAGATGGCCTCCTTCACTCCTCTGTCAAACCATCTGTCCTCACTGTCCAAAAAATGCATGTTGTTGTCCTCGAAAGAGTGTCCCTTATCTTTCAGGTGTAGGTAAACTGCTGAGTCTTGACTCCCGTGTTGTCTCAGGTGATGAAGCCATGCGCTAGTTTAATGGTTGTTTAGTTTCCCTGATATAAGAGTCTGTGCATTTCTCACTGCGTTGGACTACATACGCTAGAttgcctttctagtctttcaGGTGGACTAgtttctgtgtcagtgtgttagTGGGTTTGAGAAACACAGGTATGTGGCATTTGCTGAGTTTTTCAGATACTCCAGACACGTATGGAGTGACGACTTTGTTGCgtttattcttcttttcttcaccacctgccgtgtttgttttcttcttggaTCTTGTGGCTGTTTTCACAAGCTTTATGTGCATCCATCAGGTGTTTGTGCTCCTCCCTCAACAACAGAGGAGGTCTACGAACCCACTTATGCCCCACCTGCAATGCTGCCCTTTCATCCTCAACAACCATTTACATTTGGCCTCATGTAACAACTCCAACGACTGTCGTTTACACTTGGCCTCAGATGACTCCAACGACTTTAACGACTGTCGTTAGAACAGCCAGGTGCACTAACGAACCAATTATCAatatcaatgaccttgataacgaCCCCACAGCGGTTAAATACCTGGGTCTCCTCAACAGTCAgtcagaactgaagaagctCTTTGGATGAGAGGTGAAACATCTTCAAGTATCTCCTACCAAgaagtccagttgccctcgatGGATCACCATGACCTGCATGACTGAGATTCTTCACAGACAATCATAATATGTCCGCTTTAAAGAATTGTGACTTGCTAAACgtggcattttacaaatctgaaaaatcaacttcttcttcttctctagtGGCCAAACTGGTGACACTGTTTCTAACCTGCCTCAACCTAGTTTGGCATTCTTGTACTGCAGTTTCTTGCTACTTATTGGCCAACATATACAGCAATAAGCCAATAATGGCCTGGCCAATTTATCGGTTTCGCTCTAGTAGGATAATCCTCACACTGCTAACATAATTTATGGGGCACACTACAGTCTGTGTGAGTTACATTGTCCTATTGATAAGGAGTTAATATGGGATGTGATTTACAGGTAAAGCCCATGTTACATGCTCACCCAACAAGATGGTGGTAAGCCTGGAGAAAGCTTCCATGCCCGGCATCGACAAGAACTATCTCAAGCTGAACGACCCGTCGTGCTCTCTCACCTCCAACAGCACACACATCATGGGCAGCATGTCATTCAGCACCTGCGGCACAAAACTTGAGGTGTGTAAAAGGCATTTAGATTTTTATCCGAATCAGTGTTTTTCCAGTTAATCAAATCTCATCAGCTTTAGTAGAAATGGGGGCATTTTACACGGCACTGGGAAGAATACTGTAGTGgtataacacattaaaaataggATGAATAATTCAGCTGGTGTGACCTCAAAACTGTCGTTCATTGTCCCCGCAGCTACTAATGAGTTTTACACCACCTCTGTTCGTCTGTTTGTCGTAAATACAGGATAAAGGTGACTTTATCGTTTTCAAGAACGAGATCCTCTCCTACGTGCTGCCTTCCGAAGTTATAATCCGAAGAAGGACAGTGAAGATTGATTTCTCTTGCcagtttcccaaaagcatcagCATCTCCAGCTACTACAATCTTAAGAAGTCTGACTACATTTTCACTGAGTCCAGTTTCGGCAGCTTTGGCTACACTTTTGAAATATTCAGCGACAGCAACTTTACAACCAAGGTGGCAGCCAGTGCCTATCCAGTGGAGGTCAAGCTGCTGGACATGATTTATATGGGCATTCaagctgaatcagatctacCAAATGTGACTCTGTTTGTCGAATCATGCAAAGCCACTCCTGACGACAACCCTGAAAACCCCCTCTCCTACGACCTCATCGGAAACGGGTGAGTGGCGATGCTATCTGAGATCACAAAGAAagatgtttttgcctttttttatttgacaatgTTTTCAAGTTAAGCTCACTAATTGGCAGTTtactgaaaagtgaaaaaaaaacagatgagatAATAATGAGAATCTTTTGCGTTGTTACACTTAATTTTTCTTCCAGGTGTCTGCAGGATGAGACAGTTAAAATCCACCCATCTGACTCGAAGTCATTCAACTTTGAGGTTCAAGCCTTCAAATTTACTGGAAACTATGACCAGGTAACTCTGAATAATACTAAATCTAAATCATACCAAACTTATACCAAAATGCATAAGGAGCCAGTATATGATAAATAAGgaatttttaactgtaaatcctgcacagatattccagtagagccccagaatataaatatagaccttgaAGATACTTTATTGTCCACTTAGGAAATTTTTTCTTGGGAAACATGCAAGTTATGtccaatttaaaataaacatattttctaagaagtataaagaaatattttttactaAAGGTTGCGGTTCTGCACTGCTGTAGAAATGCAAAATAGATGCACAGCATGAACTACATTTTCCTGCCATGAAAGGATTGTTTGATTACTTCTGAACTAAAAAGTCAAAACCTGCCGTCCTTACAGGTGTACATCACCTGCTCCGTCATCCTGTGCGAGCCTGGGAATTCCTTCTCCAGATGTGCCCAGGGATGTCTGCGGAACCCGTCCCGCAGACGACGTAAAAGAGGTCTGAGCAGGGAGACCGTCAGCCACTACATTACCCAGGGTCCTTTGCGGTTTGTCAGGGAGGCTGTTCCCAATGCAGCTAAGGATAATGATGTTTTGATGAAAAAGAGTGACACCCCCCAAGCAGCAGGTTAGTATGTGATCCATCTAGATATATATTAATCCGTCTGTCTACTAAACTAAGTTATGTATTATTGTCTTTCATGATTTTTCCCACCAATTTCTCCAGACACCAAATCAAACCAAGGAGGCTGGGAAATCCTCGACACCAACGTCAGCACCATGTTCTTTGCTTCTGCTTTCTTAGTAGCAGTGGTGGTGATGGCTGCGGTCGTTGGTTACTTCACCAGGAAGAGAAGAGCAGATGACCGCAAATCTCTTCTGGATTCAGGCTGGGAAAACTAAACCCAACCAACCTCAGTTTtacacatcattttattttaagtttctCTTTTAAAAGCTGATAAAAAATCTTAATGATGGGGTGTCCTGGGTCCTGTTCTTCATACATATATAACTGATTATCTTGATTTGCTTGTTTATTTGACACAGGCCTGGATTATTTAGTTCTTGGATGCTGGTTTGAAATGTATTTGAGCTGTTATCATAGCAACAAGTCCTAAAACCCAAACCTGCAAAAAATTATTGatgttacagtaatataattATGAATTTAAATGGGAATACACAGGTTTTTGAGGTCGTTATGTTAAGTTATGGTCGCCATCCAGTGAAAACTATGTACCTTTTAAATGTGGTGAATTTGTTCCCATACTCCTTAAGATATGTAAACGATTTTAAAACCAATTGATTTATCTGGAAAATGCAttgtcacaaagctgaaaatgtgACGTTTTTCTTAGCTCATGAAAAGTTGCTGTCATTGCTTtcacaacacagagacacatataataaaatacatttaaaaagaaccAAAGTATTTTGGAATAATATGAACACAATATACTGAATTGAAACTTTGACTATTAAAAGGCCAATAGACACTGGAAACATACTtaacatttaactgtttttatgaGGGgaaatttttaatttaaattatacATGATGTGCAAAATTGATAATAGGTTGGCTTTTAAGGCTTTTAAATCTTAGTTTACTTATATAATtcatagatagataaatagataaactATTATGCACTTTTGAAGATGTGTGCACACATCACTCACAGTGGAACCCCAttcacttgtaaaaaaaaacgaACTTAGT comes from Thunnus maccoyii chromosome 1, fThuMac1.1, whole genome shotgun sequence and encodes:
- the LOC121898335 gene encoding uncharacterized protein LOC121898335, translated to MAAGATLLLLAALLGITHGFYGDSISFMPPQKNKDGTFKVTFHHRQNGRSSCPAVSSSYTCESGVCKSIDQASVLLTDQNGTGQGRWCQSEGGTTATISTNKTTFTLRESGCCWVSNVNGKTNWTADAQLDLGTRSDTRALNSCPVTTTVSSLRAPQNCFSRLHLLAHDTEGDNVRCSFPADAAVHSNITLDEATCMLTSRGHINVGVHVFEVMLEDFPTKNLTLTYADGTSAFRQASDTTAPPLCSIKLQFSLEILPPLPNCEAGHVRPIFLSKTPSHGDVLHATVGQKFQLYAQAQAHHASIYDFQVSGPQNMTKEVGGGMFGKAEVTLSWTPQKDDIYRFVPICFTAETNETQSEMRCVVIMVTKASIVQGKAHVTCSPNKMVVSLEKASMPGIDKNYLKLNDPSCSLTSNSTHIMGSMSFSTCGTKLEDKGDFIVFKNEILSYVLPSEVIIRRRTVKIDFSCQFPKSISISSYYNLKKSDYIFTESSFGSFGYTFEIFSDSNFTTKVAASAYPVEVKLLDMIYMGIQAESDLPNVTLFVESCKATPDDNPENPLSYDLIGNGCLQDETVKIHPSDSKSFNFEVQAFKFTGNYDQVYITCSVILCEPGNSFSRCAQGCLRNPSRRRRKRGLSRETVSHYITQGPLRFVREAVPNAAKDNDVLMKKSDTPQAADTKSNQGGWEILDTNVSTMFFASAFLVAVVVMAAVVGYFTRKRRADDRKSLLDSGWEN